The following are encoded together in the Equus quagga isolate Etosha38 chromosome 15, UCLA_HA_Equagga_1.0, whole genome shotgun sequence genome:
- the ZSCAN9 gene encoding zinc finger and SCAN domain-containing protein 9 isoform X1 yields the protein MNTDSKEVLSLDVQAPEVREELLRVKMKTESHFQMQESRLKRNNPLAREIFRRRFRQLCYQETPGPREALTRLRELCHQWLRPHVSTKEQILELLVLEQFLSILPKELQGWVREHCPESGEEAVTLLEDLERELDEPQHEMVAHRRGQEDLVKETVPLGEQTSLSLESEPKEPQLLCDPAQEPRSIGEADTFLFSKPVVISQLKEGREPWSNNRGVLRDEMTKTEDRELVLRKDCPKVVEPHGKIFYGRIWEVSHQNPQRGEVGEHKGRIEGHWGKPLGEGQHKCDECGKSFAQSSGLIRHQRVHTGERPYECNECGKTFSRSSGLFNHRGIHNIQKRYHCKECGKAFSQSAGLIQHQRIHKGEKPHQCSQCGKSYSRRSFLIEHQRSHTGERPHQCNECGKSFNRHCNLIRHQKIHMVAELV from the exons ATGAATACAGACTCAAAGGAGGTTTTATCCCTGGATGTTCAAGCTCCCGAAGTGAGGGAAGAACTTCTCAGagtgaaaatgaagacagaaagtcACTTCCAAATGCAGGAATCCAGACTGAAACGCAATAATCCACTGGCAAGGGAAATTTTCCGGAGGCGCTTTCGGCAGCTCTGCTACCAGGAGACCCCCGGACCCAGGGAGGCTCTTACCCGACTCCGGGAACTTTGCCACCAGTGGTTGAGGCCACATGTGAGCACTAAGGAGCAGATTTTGGAGCTGCTGGTGCTGGAGCAGTTCCTGTCCATCCTGCCGAAGGAGCTGCAGGGCTGGGTGAGGGAACACTGTCCGGAGAGTGGGGAAGAGGCTGTGACTTTGCTGGAGGATCTGGAGAGAGAGCTTGATGAACCACAGCATGAG ATGGTAGCCCACAGACGGGGACAAGAAGACCTCGTTAAAGAGACAGTGCCTCTTGGAGAGCAGACATCACTGAGCCTTGAGTCTGAGCCTAAGGAGCCCCAGCTCTTATGTGACCCTGCTCAGGAGCCCCGCTCTATTGGAGAGGCAG ACACATTTCTGTTTTCCAAACCTGTTGTCATATCTCAgctaaaagaaggaagagagccaTGGTCTAACAACAGAGGAGTCCTAAGAG atgAAATGACCAAGACTGAGGACAGAGAGTTGGTGCTAAGGAAAGACTGTCCTAAGGTAGTGGAGCcacatgggaaaatattttatggaCGGATCTGGGAGGTATCACACCAGAATCCTCAACGTGGAGAAGTTGGTGAACACAAGGGTCGGATAGAAGGGCACTGGGGAAAGCCCTTAGGAGAAGGACAGCACAAATGTGATGAATGTGGGAAGAGCTTTGCTCAGAGCTCAGGTCTCATTCGAcatcagagagttcacactggagaaagaccctatgaatgtaatgagTGTGGGAAAACCTTCAGTCGCAGTTCTGGCCTGTTTAATCACCGAGGAATCCACAATATACAGAAACGGTACCACTGTAaggagtgtgggaaggccttcagtcAGAGTGCAGGTCTTATCCAGCACCAGAGAATCCACAAGGGAGAAAAGCCCCATCAGTGCAGCCAGTGCGGTAAGAGCTACAGTCGGCGTTCATTTCTCATCGAGCATCAGCGAAGCCACACCGGGGAGCGACCTCACCAGTGCAACGAATGTGGGAAAAGCTTTAATCGCCACTGCAATCTCATCCGCCATCAAAAGATCCACATGGTGGCTGAGCTGGTCTAA
- the ZSCAN9 gene encoding zinc finger and SCAN domain-containing protein 9 isoform X2 yields MNTDSKEVLSLDVQAPEVREELLRVKMKTESHFQMQESRLKRNNPLAREIFRRRFRQLCYQETPGPREALTRLRELCHQWLRPHVSTKEQILELLVLEQFLSILPKELQGWVREHCPESGEEAVTLLEDLERELDEPQHEMVAHRRGQEDLVKETVPLGEQTSLSLESEPKEPQLLCDPAQEPRSIGEADEMTKTEDRELVLRKDCPKVVEPHGKIFYGRIWEVSHQNPQRGEVGEHKGRIEGHWGKPLGEGQHKCDECGKSFAQSSGLIRHQRVHTGERPYECNECGKTFSRSSGLFNHRGIHNIQKRYHCKECGKAFSQSAGLIQHQRIHKGEKPHQCSQCGKSYSRRSFLIEHQRSHTGERPHQCNECGKSFNRHCNLIRHQKIHMVAELV; encoded by the exons ATGAATACAGACTCAAAGGAGGTTTTATCCCTGGATGTTCAAGCTCCCGAAGTGAGGGAAGAACTTCTCAGagtgaaaatgaagacagaaagtcACTTCCAAATGCAGGAATCCAGACTGAAACGCAATAATCCACTGGCAAGGGAAATTTTCCGGAGGCGCTTTCGGCAGCTCTGCTACCAGGAGACCCCCGGACCCAGGGAGGCTCTTACCCGACTCCGGGAACTTTGCCACCAGTGGTTGAGGCCACATGTGAGCACTAAGGAGCAGATTTTGGAGCTGCTGGTGCTGGAGCAGTTCCTGTCCATCCTGCCGAAGGAGCTGCAGGGCTGGGTGAGGGAACACTGTCCGGAGAGTGGGGAAGAGGCTGTGACTTTGCTGGAGGATCTGGAGAGAGAGCTTGATGAACCACAGCATGAG ATGGTAGCCCACAGACGGGGACAAGAAGACCTCGTTAAAGAGACAGTGCCTCTTGGAGAGCAGACATCACTGAGCCTTGAGTCTGAGCCTAAGGAGCCCCAGCTCTTATGTGACCCTGCTCAGGAGCCCCGCTCTATTGGAGAGGCAG atgAAATGACCAAGACTGAGGACAGAGAGTTGGTGCTAAGGAAAGACTGTCCTAAGGTAGTGGAGCcacatgggaaaatattttatggaCGGATCTGGGAGGTATCACACCAGAATCCTCAACGTGGAGAAGTTGGTGAACACAAGGGTCGGATAGAAGGGCACTGGGGAAAGCCCTTAGGAGAAGGACAGCACAAATGTGATGAATGTGGGAAGAGCTTTGCTCAGAGCTCAGGTCTCATTCGAcatcagagagttcacactggagaaagaccctatgaatgtaatgagTGTGGGAAAACCTTCAGTCGCAGTTCTGGCCTGTTTAATCACCGAGGAATCCACAATATACAGAAACGGTACCACTGTAaggagtgtgggaaggccttcagtcAGAGTGCAGGTCTTATCCAGCACCAGAGAATCCACAAGGGAGAAAAGCCCCATCAGTGCAGCCAGTGCGGTAAGAGCTACAGTCGGCGTTCATTTCTCATCGAGCATCAGCGAAGCCACACCGGGGAGCGACCTCACCAGTGCAACGAATGTGGGAAAAGCTTTAATCGCCACTGCAATCTCATCCGCCATCAAAAGATCCACATGGTGGCTGAGCTGGTCTAA